GGTCGGACTGCGCTTCCCAAATGCAGTCATCTGCCTCGTATCGGCACTGGCATATCACGAAATCACCACACAGATTCCGCACAGTGTTTCCGTGGCCGTTCCAAGGGAATCACGCCAACCGTCCCTGGGTTATCCGCCACTCAGTGTTCACCGGTTCTCTGACCTGGCATTCCGTGCAGGTATAGAAGAGCACCAAATCGACGAAGTGCCCGTCAAAATCTACAGTCCGGAAAAGACGCTTGCCGATTGTTTCAAATTTCGGAACAAGATCGGCATGGATGTGGTACTGGAGGCACTGAAACTCTACAAAGCCCGCAAGCAATTCAATCTCGAGGCACTGCTCAAATACGCGAAAGTCTGCCGTGTTGAAAAGGTGATGCATCCCTATCTGGAGGCGAGCATATGAAATCCCCGAAGAATATCCCCGCATCTGTCCAGCAACGCCTTCTCAATCGCGCCAAAAACGATAAAAGGCCGTTCAACGAACTCCTCCAGTACTATGCCATGGAACGGTTTCTGTTCCGCCTGTCCCAGTCAGAGCATGCGAACCGTTTCATCCTCAAAGGCGCTTTGATGTTGAGGGTTTGGCGTTCACCGGAATTCCGGCCAACAATGGATATCGATATGCTGGGAAGAACCAGTAACGAGGAAGCCAGTATTGTCGCTCAGATTAGGGAGGTCATGGCCGTGGATGTGGAGCCCGATGGGCTCACTTTTGATCCCGAATCGATCCAGTCCGAACGGATTTACCGAAGATGCCGATTACGAAGGGATCAGGGTTCGATTTCGATGGGATCAAATTGGCCGAGACAATTCGTCTGACCTTCCAGAAAAGAGGAACTTCGCTTCTTCCGAGAATAGAAGCGTTCGAACAGCCTTTCATCGATGCCAAGCAGATTCAGTGGTCGGCTTTCCATAAGAGGCTTCAACAAGACCATGTACCCGAATCCCTCAAGGATGTCGTATCTGTGGTGGAGGATTTCCTTGCACCACTCACGACCCTGCTATCACAAGACAACCCTAAATCTCTGAGCTGGCCTGCTTCAGGCCCATGGCGCTGACTCGGTGCAAAGCCTCTACACATCGTGACAAGTGAGGAGGCTTTGCATATCCCGGCCTGAACAATTCTCTGCCAATCCAATTCTGCTCCTCCCGACGCCTTCCATCTCTAAAATGGTGATGCCGGACCAGGTGATGCCGGACCAGCGGATACTCGAACAGGTCCGAGGCATGGTCAACAAGATGGACTTGAAAAGCGGTCTGATGGTCCCGTTCTACGTCAATGTCGAAACCCACGGCACCGACGGACAGGTTCAACGTCGAGGACAAGGTCAAGGAGGTGAAGGAAGACATCGTGGTGGCCCGGGGCACCACCGATTTGCTGGCCGACACCCGCAGACAGAAGGAGA
The DNA window shown above is from Deltaproteobacteria bacterium and carries:
- a CDS encoding transcriptional regulator, which gives rise to MQKKPEDIFRSCGGQLRMSEAIERGISRYMLYALRDKGVIEQVSRGVYRLVELPPISNPDLVTVGLRFPNAVICLVSALAYHEITTQIPHSVSVAVPRESRQPSLGYPPLSVHRFSDLAFRAGIEEHQIDEVPVKIYSPEKTLADCFKFRNKIGMDVVLEALKLYKARKQFNLEALLKYAKVCRVEKVMHPYLEASI